The sequence CAATTTTCAAGGAACAATTCCTTTTATCTGCCACTTCTCATCGATTTGATTAAACAATTTAGAAGTGGCCTTATAAATCGTTTATTATAATCAAGAGTTTATCCATAAAGTACTTTATTACTTTGAGCGAATTAAGTAACAGCATGAGGAGCATGTAGCAGAAACAATAGTGAACCACCATAAAAGATGGTAAGTTTGTCGATGGGTTAAGCCAGAAAAAGTATAGTAGCGGCTGCAATAAACGTGTATCAAAACAGAAGTAGGTCGAGCACGTTTTTAGGGTTTGTAGAGTTGGATGGAACCGAAAATTATAGTAGCTGTAGTTGTAGCTGATGGTGTACGAAAATAGAAAATAAAGTATAGCAGCAGCAAACTCGGGCAGTAGATCAGAAGAAACAATATGATTGTTTTGGTTTTGCGTGAATAATTGAAAACATAAGAGTTAGAGTCACAACAAACCTTTAATACGTGATGGTTTTGGTTATGGATTTGATCGAAAATAAAAGAAGCAAACAGGTTGCAGGTGTAGTGGTTTGTGAATCTGAACAGTAAACAGAAACAAGTAATGTAGTTGCCATCGATGGTGTTCTTAATCTTCTCATAATCCTAAGCCTCGTATCTTCTTAATCGCTGTAGCAGTAAGTAATCAGGAAAGAATAAGTAATATTACTCAAGTGGGTTTCATGAGGGTTTTATCGAACTTATAAGCAAGTTGGGGAATGTTTCAAGTTAACGAAGAAGAGACAAGGGTGGTGTTGGTTTTTGAATCGGTGGTGATAAATAGGGTGATGTGTGGTGGTCGTGGATGACATGGTGGTGGTGCTCTTGGTGGTGACGAATTTGAGTGTCGGTGGTGAAGTTTGGTTGTGAAAGTGAAGAAGAAAGAAATTTCATGATTCCTATCCATAAGTCTGAATGATTGATATAAAGGGAAGATAAGAATTCTGTAGCAATAATTAAGTGGgattcaaacatacaaaaacagtTTAAAGTGGTTGATTGACATAATAATGCAACTCGACATATACTCACAGATAAATAGGAAATCAGAAGAAAAAGAAAATATTGATCTGGATTGTTAACTGATTTTGTTCTATATGCTTAATAtactatattagtagtaataataataataataatttaacaattatatatatatatatatatatatatatatatatatatatatatatatccattttcataataatattgataatataaatatagatgttaatattgagagtaataataatattactataacaattatagtttataattaaacttattatattaaatattaatattacatattattaattatatgatatgaggaatattcatttgagtccataaattaagttgagattcaagggaccaatgagagcgcgacatgtgtcgcgaaaatcacatgtgattaaaaaaaattaaaaaattttgtttcgaaaaaaaaattttaaattttttttgcgaaatttttttttttaaattttttttctacaatcacatgtgatttacctgcacaatcacatgtgatttacccgcacaatcacatgtgattgaattgtacaatcacatgtgattgggtttacaatcacatgtgattgacatgcataatcacatatgatttaaaaaaaaaattcgaaaaaaaatttcgaaaaaaaaattcgaaaaaaaagaatttcgaaaaaaaaatttcaaaaaaaaaaatttcaaatttttttttcaatcacatgtgattttcgcgccacatgtcgcgttctcattggtccctttgttttcaagtaaatttatggatgcaagtggtTACAactctatatgatatatataattacatacatttgaatattcaatattcaaacattacaatatatagaaatcatatttatttatatattgattcatttttaaattacacttaattacttggtatcttattttatatatataattctaaagtagtaattatattatataatttcaaattattatatatatacttacattcatgaatatatacatgtttatttacaaacaattattcgtgaatcgtcgggaatagtcaaggtcaaatgtattcatgaaaaatagttccaacattttgagactcggtttaatagactttgcttatcgtgttgaaatcatataagaataaagtttaaatttgatcggaaatttccgggtcgtcacatttagaTGGATGTAAATAAGACGATGAGATTGAAAGCATGACACACTGTTTATCGATTCACGAATTTGAAACTCACAAACTAATGGAACCCTAATTTTAAAAGATTAAACTGTATTAGCACGGATGGAAGTATATGTAAGGATTGAAGGGATGTAATCCATGAATGCTTTAGAACAAACTGGATTATAAACGGAAGACGTCGATTGTATGAAGTTTGGATTtggggttagctagggttttatcTTCCagagttttttttcttttttttttggtaTCGACGTATGATACAAAGAGTACAAAATCGTAAGCTATTGAGTGAGATTGAAGGGTATAAAGAGAAATGTCTTTTAATCTTATCGAGAGATACAATTCTTAAATTAGATAAATATCAACCATTAGATCTTGGCTAAAAATCCTATCTAATGGTCGAAATTGGCTCCTGAAAGGGACCTTTTCAACATCTTAAGTAATTATGCCCCTGCTTTAATATATAGAGAAGATTCAGTTAAGCTACTAAAGTCTCTTTTCATATGGACATTACTAATTACATTAATTAAAACTTATCAAATCAAGTCTCTCGAATCAAAAATATAAAATTCAGACGCATATAAATTTAGTGTATAAGGTATTGGAATAGGAATATAGAGTATTCAAAAATGAATGAATTAACTGAATTTCACATACAAACCCTAAACTTTAAGAAACCCCAGTTTTCACCACCGTTTATCTTCTCCGGTAACACAACCACCACCGTTCATCTTCTCTGGTGTACAATTGAATCCGATTGAAGTGCTCACAAATCTAGTAGATCTGGTGTACGAAACTAAGATCCGATTGAAGTCCGCTTCCGAACACCTGCAACTCCGACCACCATATCCGGCGATTGATTTATTTTATATGCATTTTGGGTGATTTCATTTGGGTATCTCTAATTCTGAAATTCATTTCAGTCTTAAACAGTTTCGTGAACTCCATGGTCAAGATGTTGACGTGGACCGTCTTCGTATCAGTGCTTCCCATGTTTCTGATTCTAAAAATAATGTTTGATTATTTATTAATTGGTTTTGCATTATATGTGAAAAACGGGGTTTGCTGTTTGATGATAAAGTTAGTATATTTTTGTAATTGGGGGTTTGATTATTTGTTTTCGTGGTAATCATATGAAATGTGAATTGGGGTTTGTTGTTTGTTAATAAAGTTGGGATCTTTTTGCGTTTTGGGGTTTGATTATTATTCTTGTAGGAATTCACATGGAATGGGGTTTGTTATTTGAAGATAAAATTAAGATCTTTTTGTATATTAAGGGTTTGAATGTTTGATTTTGTGGCAAAATATTACGAAGTATTTGGTTTATTTTGGGAAATTAGTGGTTTTCATTGATGAATTTGAGAGAAATTTGGgaggaagatgaagatgaaaaCTTAACAAAAAATTTAATGCACGTTAAGTCGAGGGACCAATTAcgtaatttttttatatattgacCTGTTACTTGAGTTACAAGTACTTAAATGCATAAAAGTTGAATGCATATAATAGGAGATATGAAAGTtagatgcatacaataggaatttgatGAAAGTTGAttgcattttcaaacaatttttCCTTTAATATATGAGTGATCTATGAACACAAAAGATAAATTTGGGTGACCTTAAAAAATTATATTCAAATATCAATGTCCTAAAAACAcaaaggggatgattctcacacacacttttttgatcctcacacacttattttaaccttttactcttctaataatactcaattggtgtgtgaggatcaaaaaagtgtgtgtgagaatcattccCAAACACAAAACCATAAAATTAgtgccccatatatatatatatatatatatatatatatatatatatatatatatatatatatatatatatataataataataataccaaaatttTAGGAGTAATATAAAGCAGAAGGGTTTTACATAAACACATACCATAAAATTTGAAGAACATAATCGGATTTTCATTTTGCCGAAATTACTTAAATATGGCGGGAATTGCATTCAGATTCATGAAACGATCTTCAAAATTAATTTCAAATTCCAGGCTTTACTCTTCAACATCCGCTGCTGCTGCTGCTAAACCTAATATTTCTCCTTCTTCACGAATGGtaaatttttttaattatatttgaTAGAGTATTGTTTAAGTGTATGCTAAAATACACACTActgtaataatttatataatacatcTCACATTGAATTTGATGATATAAGCTTCCATAGCTGATTGTGTAGAAGAAATTGATAACTTCTTGTTGAAGATGAAAGATAAACCACTGTTTTAGGAATAATGCGTGAACATTTTTAAGTGTTGGATAATGAATAGTTGAGATACAAAGTTCAATTTAATCAGATAAATGCAAGTTTTAAGGTAAGTTTTTTAACTTTGATATgtagttaaattaaaaataaatttttgTGGTAAATGAATACagagtattattttattaaatggaCTTAACTACATAAATGCTTGGAGAATACAAGGTTTGTAGCTAGTAAATGGTGAAATCGCGCCAATAATATAAGATGTTATTGTGTAATGCGTGTGTTTTTTTTTGTATAGATTATAACAATCTTTGACAGCATGTATTGTAGTTATGAGAAGGTATAGGTCAGCGAGTTACTAAATCGTAGTTATGTTAAACTATAGGAAAGATTGCTTGCAGGAACTGTCATCGGCCTTGTTGGAGGAGCTTATGTGAGTACCATAGATGAAGCAACTTTCAGGTATTTAATTTGATTATGTTTTAGGGTAGAGTCTTTTAGTATTATTTATGCTTCACTGTTTTTAGTGCGCTTCTTGTGTGGGTTAATCCACTCTATGGTCATTCTACGTCTTCAAAAATATCAATATGATATATCAtatgttttatttattattttttgtttCTGAAGACCTGAAGGGGTAAGTCTATCTATGTTAAATATAATAATCAAGTCATTAATAACTGGCTCATAAGACTAACTAATAATAAGTTGTTGACAGTTGACTTGGCTATTTTTTAACGGGTTAATGCAGTTTATTGTCATCACACTCCTCAAAAAATCACTTAGTTATTTCACTATTTCTTTAAGATATGGTAAATGAGGGGAAAGGTGGTAACCAGTTATCAGTAAGTAATAAGGAGTAATTTGAATGCATAGATAGTTGTTTAGCTTTCAATTTTTAGAATGATTACAAGTACAATGACCTTGCcattaaaaataatagtagtaaAAGAACTGGAAAAAGAAGTTATTTTTATAGTTCATGCATGACTTGTTGAATAATGACCATTGAACTCAATTGGGATGTAGGTGATATAATATTGAGAACAAATAATAATCTATAGATAACGTATCTGACTCTGCTATAAAGATCTTGACTTGATACATAACGCTTGGATAATATGCTATATCTGCTGACAGTTTCTACATTATTATAAAAGAAATAAAGGATTCGGAACCTACCCGAGTACTCTAGTGTGGAAGCGTAAATAACGAACCATGATCACCGATCGAAATAGCAATCATAAGCGGAAAGCTATCATGATTCACAACCTAAAAGCTATCATGATTCACAACCTAAGATTTTTTTTGCCGGTTTACATAGAATATACATGATCCAATGAGTAGTTACTCGTTTCTTTCAATTACCTTccccgtgtgtgtgtgtgtgtgtgtttgttgtGTCTTTCTCATGTCTTCGACTCTACCATATAGAAATACCCCCGCTATATATACTCAACAGGTGTAACCACCAAGAAAGTGAGAAACTAAATAGTCTTCATTAAGCAGCACCATACATTATGTGTTAGGTGTAATGTACAAATTTCATGCTTGGTTTCAGGAAATATAAATACATGTGCTGTTGGTATATGATGTTCTATTAGCACATCTATCAAAAGTGTAAACTATACGAAGATTCCTGATGTATATTTCTGCAGTGGCTGGCTATTTACAGCATCAAAACTAGCCAATCCGGTTTTCGCATTGCTGGATCCAGAGGTTGCTCATCGTCTGGCTATATCTGCTGCAGCTCGGGGATTGATACCTAAAGAAAAGCGGGCCGATCAGCCGATTCTCAGACTTGAAGTTTGGGGAAGGAAGTTTTCCAATCCAATAGGACTCTCTGCTGGTTTCGATAAAAATGCAGAGGCTATTGACGGTTTACTCGGATTAGGGTTTGGTTTTGTAGAAGTTGGATCCGTAACTCCACTTCCACAAGAAGGCAATCCGAAGCCTCGTATGTTTAGATTAAGAGAGCAAGGGTAGTAACTAATTTTTCTTGTTCATTACTTACAATAATGATTGATAATAACTAACTTCTTGTTTGtgttgcagaactcggaattactcggtGAGTACTCGGTTTTCGGTTTTGGCAGATCAGGGTGTACTTAGTCAAAatcggtcaaacttagtcaaatttGGTCAAAACTTGGTCAAAATCGGAAAACATTCAAAACTGGTCAAAACTCTgccaaaatcggtcaaagtcaaacttagtcaacatccgagtactcccgaGTTGCTGAGTACTCCCAAAAAGTCCTGACCGAGTACTCCCCAAGTagtgatttttgcaaccttgcttcTTGTTGCATATACCTTTGTACTGTATAAAGCTTATGTTTGGGATGATTGTGTTTGTGGGCAGTGCTATTATAAATAGGTGTGGATTCAATGGCGAAGGAATAAATGCTGCTTCGAAACGGTTGGGTGCGTACTATGAATTTAAACAAGGAGGGAAAGCGGGTCCAGGCGTTGTCGGGGTTAATATCGGAAAGAACAAAACCACTGAAGATGCTGCTTCAGACTATGCACATGGTGTACATGCTTTAGGACAGTATGCTGACTACTTGGTAGCTTCTTTGTTTAACTAATGCTTAAAATATTCTATCACCTGCATGTTATTGCACCTGCGCGCCTAGTTAAATTTTGATTTAGGTAGATTTTTTCCGATTAGTACCCTAATGCACAATCTTAGCAATAACTTTCTCTTTCATTTTTTGAGTTACTTATCTAAATTTACTGGTGATATTAATAAACTGCTCTTTTGTAATAGAAATTCTACTTCCATTGCTTTAAAGGTTAACAAATTCTACCAACGAGCTAATAGCTCAGTGAGTGAGTGGTACCCGTTGCCTTAGAAGCTGGGCCCACCATGTGGAAGCCTTTGCCAAAATGGGCGCAGGTTTGAGTCCCACTCTTGACAAAGCGTGATGATACTCGTTCTTGCTACATGAGGGTATTCGGTGGAAGTATTTTACAGGCATCCGACTCTTACAGGTGGGTTTCCAATGGAAACTCCTGCCGATCTACACCTTTTGTTAAAGTTAACAAAATGTCTTGGCTGTATTTTATTAATTCTTCGACTAAGATATATTTAGCTCGAATACAGACCTTAAAGCTTGATTATTTTCTCAAACTCGCATGTATAGAGTTGTGATTGAGTTTGGGTAGTATTCTCTAGTGATTATTGATAAGTTAGAGATATATGCAAACTTGTGTCTTGTCTTAAGTTTTAGGTCTCAAAGTGTTCATAGATTATAACCATCCTTATCTTTGTTCTTTTAGGTGCTTAACAATGCATGGAAATGAGCCTTGATTTTTTCATTCTTTGAGTTGTAGCCTTCTCTGTTTCTATTCACCTTGTACCCTCTTTACCTTCTTAGTCCACTCTTTCGTATATTCTTGTCTGCTGCTTAAGCAGTTCGTTAA comes from Rutidosis leptorrhynchoides isolate AG116_Rl617_1_P2 chromosome 4, CSIRO_AGI_Rlap_v1, whole genome shotgun sequence and encodes:
- the LOC139843694 gene encoding dihydroorotate dehydrogenase (quinone), mitochondrial-like isoform X2, which produces MAGIAFRFMKRSSKLISNSRLYSSTSAAAAAKPNISPSSRMERLLAGTVIGLVGGAYVSTIDEATFRKYKYMCCCGWLFTASKLANPVFALLDPEVAHRLAISAAARGLIPKEKRADQPILRLEVWGRKFSNPIGLSAGFDKNAEAIDGLLGLGFGFVEVGSVTPLPQEGNPKPRMFRLREQGAIINRCGFNGEGINAASKRLGAYYEFKQGGKAGPGVVGVNIGKNKTTEDAASDYAHGVHALGQYADYLVINVSSPNTPGLRQLQGRKQLKDLVEKVQAARDKMQWSKEGPPPLLVKIAPDLSRQDLEDIAAVALDLHLDGLIISNTTISRPEVVQMNPVSEESGGLSGKPLFSLSNGVLKDMYILTKGKIPLVGCGGVSSGEDAYKKIRAGATLVQIYSAFAYGGPSLIPQIKDELAHCLERDGFKSIYDAVGADCR
- the LOC139843694 gene encoding dihydroorotate dehydrogenase (quinone), mitochondrial-like isoform X3, translated to MAGIAFRFMKRSSKLISNSRLYSSTSAAAAAKPNISPSSRMERLLAGTVIGLVGGAYVSTIDEATFSGWLFTASKLANPVFALLDPEVAHRLAISAAARGLIPKEKRADQPILRLEVWGRKFSNPIGLSAGFDKNAEAIDGLLGLGFGFVEVGSVTPLPQEGNPKPRMFRLREQGAIINRCGFNGEGINAASKRLGAYYEFKQGGKAGPGVVGVNIGKNKTTEDAASDYAHGVHALGQYADYLVRCWTRVINVSSPNTPGLRQLQGRKQLKDLVEKVQAARDKMQWSKEGPPPLLVKIAPDLSRQDLEDIAAVALDLHLDGLIISNTTISRPEVVQMNPVSEESGGLSGKPLFSLSNGVLKDMYILTKGKIPLVGCGGVSSGEDAYKKIRAGATLVQIYSAFAYGGPSLIPQIKDELAHCLERDGFKSIYDAVGADCR
- the LOC139843694 gene encoding dihydroorotate dehydrogenase (quinone), mitochondrial-like isoform X4 — encoded protein: MAGIAFRFMKRSSKLISNSRLYSSTSAAAAAKPNISPSSRMERLLAGTVIGLVGGAYVSTIDEATFSGWLFTASKLANPVFALLDPEVAHRLAISAAARGLIPKEKRADQPILRLEVWGRKFSNPIGLSAGFDKNAEAIDGLLGLGFGFVEVGSVTPLPQEGNPKPRMFRLREQGAIINRCGFNGEGINAASKRLGAYYEFKQGGKAGPGVVGVNIGKNKTTEDAASDYAHGVHALGQYADYLVINVSSPNTPGLRQLQGRKQLKDLVEKVQAARDKMQWSKEGPPPLLVKIAPDLSRQDLEDIAAVALDLHLDGLIISNTTISRPEVVQMNPVSEESGGLSGKPLFSLSNGVLKDMYILTKGKIPLVGCGGVSSGEDAYKKIRAGATLVQIYSAFAYGGPSLIPQIKDELAHCLERDGFKSIYDAVGADCR
- the LOC139843694 gene encoding dihydroorotate dehydrogenase (quinone), mitochondrial-like isoform X1, which translates into the protein MAGIAFRFMKRSSKLISNSRLYSSTSAAAAAKPNISPSSRMERLLAGTVIGLVGGAYVSTIDEATFRKYKYMCCCGWLFTASKLANPVFALLDPEVAHRLAISAAARGLIPKEKRADQPILRLEVWGRKFSNPIGLSAGFDKNAEAIDGLLGLGFGFVEVGSVTPLPQEGNPKPRMFRLREQGAIINRCGFNGEGINAASKRLGAYYEFKQGGKAGPGVVGVNIGKNKTTEDAASDYAHGVHALGQYADYLVRCWTRVINVSSPNTPGLRQLQGRKQLKDLVEKVQAARDKMQWSKEGPPPLLVKIAPDLSRQDLEDIAAVALDLHLDGLIISNTTISRPEVVQMNPVSEESGGLSGKPLFSLSNGVLKDMYILTKGKIPLVGCGGVSSGEDAYKKIRAGATLVQIYSAFAYGGPSLIPQIKDELAHCLERDGFKSIYDAVGADCR